CACCGGCAAATATTCCCGGCAGAGCGCCCGCTCCGCTCCGCTTTCCACCGCAGTCCCGTCCGCCGCCAGCGTAATCCGGCGCGGATCATACAAGAGACCGGTCCCCTTCAGCTTACCGTAACTCTCTTTCGCACACCAGCAGCGGTAAAACCATTCCGCGCTCTCCCTTACATGTTCCTGCGCCGCATAACGGTCGTATTCCGGCGGCGACAACACTCTGGCAGCCGTTTCCTCCCGCACCGGACGGCTCTGCTGCAGATCCATTCCCAGTTCCCTGTCCGCACAGGCCAGCGCGGCATAAGCGCCGGAATGGGAAAGGCTGAAATGAAACTGCGGGTAATCCAGGAAATATGGTTTCCCATACGCTCCATATCCATACCGGATCGCCAGCTTTCTCTCTTCCGGTCCTGGGAGAGGAACAGCATCCGGCGCATCATCCGACGG
The sequence above is a segment of the Lachnospiraceae bacterium JLR.KK008 genome. Coding sequences within it:
- a CDS encoding 4'-phosphopantetheinyl transferase superfamily protein translates to MIRIWIACTDHFQEKEVFTRGCGLLDAVRLEKTKRCKKSQDKARSLCCGLLLQYALGSFLKQGLWQARGPSDDAPDAVPLPGPEERKLAIRYGYGAYGKPYFLDYPQFHFSLSHSGAYAALACADRELGMDLQQSRPVREETAARVLSPPEYDRYAAQEHVRESAEWFYRCWCAKESYGKLKGTGLLYDPRRITLAADGTAVESGAERALCREYLPVQGYYMNVCVEQTEDVAAETSGKAALFPEAVTDVTEELLVVLQ